A segment of the Longimicrobiales bacterium genome:
ATGAGCACACCATCTCGCTCGTTGCCGTCGTACGGGGCGCTCACCCACTCGTCGATAAAATCCTGCGCACCGACAGAACTCGCCGAGGGAGAACGGTCATCGGCGGGAATGATGACGTCACAGATCGTGGCCAGACCTTCGAGTTCGTCGTCGGTGAGCGTGCGGTCCCAAGGCACGATCGGGGCGACCAAGTCCGGGTCCCACGCGTTGCCCTTCGCCTTCGGATTCGTTGGAGGAGCTGGAGCGATGGCCACATCCAGCGATGGTTCACCGGGATCACAACCCGTGATCGTGGGGACAGCCGCCGCGATCGCCATGATCTTGAGCGCCTGCCGGCGGTCCATATCCATATTCCCAACGATAGGGAGTTCGAAGCGCTTCTTGTCCTTGGACATCAGAGGCTCCTCGACGCGAGTTGTTCGACGATGTAGTCAGAAGCCCGCCACGCGATGGCCATGATCGAAAGCGTCGGATTCTTGTCTGCATTGGACACGAATGCACCGCCATCGGTCACGAATAGATTGTCGACCTCCCA
Coding sequences within it:
- a CDS encoding gluconate 2-dehydrogenase subunit 3 family protein, with the translated sequence MSKDKKRFELPIVGNMDMDRRQALKIMAIAAAVPTITGCDPGEPSLDVAIAPAPPTNPKAKGNAWDPDLVAPIVPWDRTLTDDELEGLATICDVIIPADDRSPSASSVGAQDFIDEWVSAPYDGNERDGVLIRGGLVWLDRESTTRFGEGMRFRDLSGAQKTAICDDICYLPNTPDGLEAGARFFDRVRFLTSTAFWTTTEGMTDLEYIGNIPLTQWDPPPTEVLQHLGLA